The Pangasianodon hypophthalmus isolate fPanHyp1 chromosome 2, fPanHyp1.pri, whole genome shotgun sequence genome window below encodes:
- the LOC113531982 gene encoding zinc finger E-box-binding homeobox 1 isoform X2 has protein sequence MSLTPSEGTEAGSPSRSTRAHSLSPSLEHWDETENTTLPSTTGEKENSAYTQKDARVVEDWTGYDFLMQLRKVSHLPDSRHSQQHNGSITSYHTAGVQDDTLSILSPGVQESPEGKDAYPGSPDPTETEMQVCPFCQRSYQRGTYLREHMKLCQEREGGHTVCPLCGYNTPYRAQMERHMALHAQVKEKNSVSDPNMENRKFKCTQCGKAFKYKHHLKEHLRIHSGEKPYECSNCKKRFSHSGSYSSHLSSKKCLSGGGSGNGTYFNGHSHSAYLFQPPASPPVVGSRNGNRGKSSPYATLSHCFTEQLANQGQESIASALRASDLSRPWDSVAAMRMGVLKGTTLLPLLHSGGKFEQLLQEMLRKEVGKDEQLGSRQDKEDEDTSERREGKSDMPVCAVSCQRCFQLFPNEVVLKQHERYLCKGKDEQNAAQMHCIKDGSPLNFSRVSQKLYDTQKTPTTPNGMTRELSSPQRASWHSLPQQLLVPLQSPLHFRSDPAHAFWPNRKTDSPGNSSIMSPTSPSLQEHRRPGFGSPSVTSPCQPLQQRPSPRSEGSQSEPLDLSIPKPRKGSEPGSDCNGSSPHTDRKDAEHMTRRLSPLSHHEVGGAYRPLFGSAVFGNYPFFNPIMSSGLAAMGRNGLTSLPLTPPAPSPGFLSPIAYMMEPESETMQRMHQEINIMGDARTRGSLDYLALMEEGLDGDHGPGRKRLRKTEEGLYACDICDKSFQKSSSLLRHKYEHTGKRPHECQICKKAFKHKHHLIEHSRLHSGEKPYQCDKCGKRFSHSGSYSQHMNHRYAFCGRDNDPDAQVEEQVLRDTSVYANSHTKLHPGTRDNPLMLDTATFLSDSSLDGAPLGFRAEEEEEEEEEEENSLSNHAHKSRVERRMEIEDRSRHLEQSSEDSKKKNEKEAKGQDTKNDHHSREIIVEHDEEQRDMNQETV, from the exons ATGAGTCTGACACCCAGCGAGGGCACAGAGGCTGGAAGTCCCTCTCGTTCCACCCGCGCCCACAGTCTGAGCCCCTCGCTGGAGCACTGGGACGAGACTGAGAACACGACCCTCCCAAGTACCAccggagagaaagagaacagtgCATACA CACAGAAAGATGCCCGTGTAGTGGAAGACTGGACTGGGTATGACTTCCTCATGCAGCTGAGAAAAGTTTCCCACCTTCCTGACTCACGACACAGCCAGCAACACAACGGCTCCATCACTTCCTACCACACAGCTGGTGTGCAGGACGACACACTATCCATCCTGTCACCAGGAGTTCAGGAGTCACCTGAGGGAAAAG ACGCATACCCTGGGAGCCCTGATCCTACAGAGACAGAAATGCAGGTGTGTCCATTTTGCCAGCGGTCATATCAGCGGGGCACCTATCTCAGAGAACACATGAAGTTATGCcaggagagggagggagggcaCACTGTGTGTCCACTCTGTGGCTACAACACTCCGTACAGGGCACAGATGGAGCGGCACATGGCACTTCACGCCCAGGTTAAAGAGAAG aattCTGTGTCTGACCCCAACATGGAAAACCGGAAGTTTAAGTGTACACAGTGTGGAAAAGCCTTTAAATACAAGCATCATCTTAAGGAGCATCTGCGTATTCATAGTG GTGAGAAGCCCTACGAGTGCTCCAACTGTAAGAAACGTTTCAGTCACTCAGGCTCCTACAGCTCACACCTAAGCAGCAAAAAGTGTCTCAGTGGGGGTGGCTCAGGGAACGGCACATATTTCAATGGCCACTCTCACTCTGCCTACCTCTTCCAACCCCCAGCGTCACCCCCTGTAGTTGGAAGCAGGAATGGTAACAGAGGGAAGAGCTCTCCTTATGCCACACTGAGTCATTGCTTCACAGAGCAACTAGCCAATCAGGGACAGGAATCTATTGCTTCTGCACTCCGAGCTTCGGATCTAAGCAGACCTTGGGATTCTGTTGCAGCCATGAGGATGGGGGTGTTAAAAGGGACTACACTTTTGCCCTTACTGCACTCTGGTGGCAAGTTTGAACAGCTCCTGCAGGAAATGCTCCGAAAGGAAGTGGGGAAGGATGAGCAGCTAGGAAGCAGGCAGGACAAGGAAGACGAAGACACGTCAGAAAGAAGAGAGGGGAAAAGTGATATGCCTGTCTGTGCCGTATCATGTCAGCGTTGCTTCCAGCTGTTTCCAAATGAAGTTGTTCTAAAGCAGCATGAGAGATATCTGTGCAAGGGAAAAGATGAGCAGAACGCTGCACAGATGCACTGCATCAAAGATGGATCACCGCTCAACTTCTCACGTGTCTCCCAGAAGCTTTACGACACACAGAAAACTCCCACCACCCCTAATGGAATGACCAGAGAGCTCTCTTCTCCACAGCGGGCATCCTGGCATTCACTTCCACAGCAGCTCCTTGTGCCACTGCAGTCACCTTTGCACTTCCGCTCTGATCCTGCACATGCCTTCTGGccaaacagaaagacagacagccCTGGAAACTCCAGCATCATGAGCCCGACCTCGCCCTCACTACAGGAACACCGACGTCCAGGTTTCGGCTCTCCATCAGTCACATCACCATGCCAGCCTCTTCAACAGAGACCATCACCTAGATCAGAGGGTTCTCAGAGTGAACCTCTAGACCTCTCCATTCCCAAACCTCGGAAAGGCTCTGAGCCTGGCTCAGACTGCAACGGCAGCTCACCACATACAGACCGCAAGGATGCAGAGCATATGACCAGAAGGTTAAGCCCACTATCCCATCACGAAGTAGGCGGGGCCTATAGACCTTTATTTGGAAGTGCAGTTTTTGGCAACTACCCCTTTTTTAATCCTATTATGTCAAGTGGTCTTGCAGCAATGGGGCGTAATGGGCTGACGTCACTTCCTCTAACGCCACCAGCACCCAGTCCGGGGTTTCTCTCCCCCATAGCATATATGATGGAGCCAGAGTCTGAGACCATGCAAAGAATGCATCAAGAGATAAATATCATG GGTGATGCCAGAACTCGAGGAAGTCTGGACTACCTTGCTCTGATGGAGGAGGGGCTGGATGGAGACCATGGTCCAGGGAGAAAGAGACTCAGGAAGACAGAGGAAGGATTATACGCCTGCGACATCTGTGACAAAAGCTTCCAGAAGAGCAGCTCTTTGCTGCGCCACAAATATGAACACACAG GAAAGCGGCCACATGAGTGCCAGATCTGTAAGaaagcatttaaacacaagcaccaCCTGATTGAGCACAGCCGGCTTCACTCTGGAGAAAAGCCCTATCAGTGTGATAAATGTGGAAAGCGTTTCTCACACTCTGGCTCCTACTCACAGCATATGAACCACCGCTATGCTTTCTGTGGTCGAGACAATGACCCAGATGCCCAGGTAGAGGAGCAGGTTTTGAGGGACACAAGTGTCTACGCAAACTCGCACACCAAGCTTCATCCTGGGACAAGAGACAATCCTCTCATGCTGGACACAGCCACATTCCTCAGTGATTCCAGCCTGGACGGGGCTCCACTAGGATTCAGagcagaagaggaggaggaggaggaggaagaagaagaaaactcaCTTAGTAATCATGCACACAAGAGTAGGGTGGAGAGAAGAATGGAGATAGAGGACAGAAGCAGACATCTGGAACAGTCAAGTGAAgatagtaagaaaaaaaatgaaaaggaggCTAAAGGACAGGACACAAAAAATGATCATCACAGCAGAGAGATTATAGTGGAACATGATGAGGAACAAAGAGACATGAATCAAGAGACAGTATGA
- the LOC113531982 gene encoding zinc finger E-box-binding homeobox 2 isoform X1 produces MAEESRGKRRKQANPRRNRECSLGSEGEDEVCAWGTDAQDERNEQDKMSLTPSEGTEAGSPSRSTRAHSLSPSLEHWDETENTTLPSTTGEKENSAYTQKDARVVEDWTGYDFLMQLRKVSHLPDSRHSQQHNGSITSYHTAGVQDDTLSILSPGVQESPEGKDAYPGSPDPTETEMQVCPFCQRSYQRGTYLREHMKLCQEREGGHTVCPLCGYNTPYRAQMERHMALHAQVKEKNSVSDPNMENRKFKCTQCGKAFKYKHHLKEHLRIHSGEKPYECSNCKKRFSHSGSYSSHLSSKKCLSGGGSGNGTYFNGHSHSAYLFQPPASPPVVGSRNGNRGKSSPYATLSHCFTEQLANQGQESIASALRASDLSRPWDSVAAMRMGVLKGTTLLPLLHSGGKFEQLLQEMLRKEVGKDEQLGSRQDKEDEDTSERREGKSDMPVCAVSCQRCFQLFPNEVVLKQHERYLCKGKDEQNAAQMHCIKDGSPLNFSRVSQKLYDTQKTPTTPNGMTRELSSPQRASWHSLPQQLLVPLQSPLHFRSDPAHAFWPNRKTDSPGNSSIMSPTSPSLQEHRRPGFGSPSVTSPCQPLQQRPSPRSEGSQSEPLDLSIPKPRKGSEPGSDCNGSSPHTDRKDAEHMTRRLSPLSHHEVGGAYRPLFGSAVFGNYPFFNPIMSSGLAAMGRNGLTSLPLTPPAPSPGFLSPIAYMMEPESETMQRMHQEINIMGDARTRGSLDYLALMEEGLDGDHGPGRKRLRKTEEGLYACDICDKSFQKSSSLLRHKYEHTGKRPHECQICKKAFKHKHHLIEHSRLHSGEKPYQCDKCGKRFSHSGSYSQHMNHRYAFCGRDNDPDAQVEEQVLRDTSVYANSHTKLHPGTRDNPLMLDTATFLSDSSLDGAPLGFRAEEEEEEEEEEENSLSNHAHKSRVERRMEIEDRSRHLEQSSEDSKKKNEKEAKGQDTKNDHHSREIIVEHDEEQRDMNQETV; encoded by the exons ATGGCCGAGGAGAGCCGCGGAAAACGGAGGAAACAGGCGAACCCACGACGCAACCGAG AGTGCTCTCTGGGCTCTGAGGGAGAGGAtgaggtgtgtgcatgggggACGGATGCGCAGgatgaaagaaatgaacaagATAAGATGAGTCTGACACCCAGCGAGGGCACAGAGGCTGGAAGTCCCTCTCGTTCCACCCGCGCCCACAGTCTGAGCCCCTCGCTGGAGCACTGGGACGAGACTGAGAACACGACCCTCCCAAGTACCAccggagagaaagagaacagtgCATACA CACAGAAAGATGCCCGTGTAGTGGAAGACTGGACTGGGTATGACTTCCTCATGCAGCTGAGAAAAGTTTCCCACCTTCCTGACTCACGACACAGCCAGCAACACAACGGCTCCATCACTTCCTACCACACAGCTGGTGTGCAGGACGACACACTATCCATCCTGTCACCAGGAGTTCAGGAGTCACCTGAGGGAAAAG ACGCATACCCTGGGAGCCCTGATCCTACAGAGACAGAAATGCAGGTGTGTCCATTTTGCCAGCGGTCATATCAGCGGGGCACCTATCTCAGAGAACACATGAAGTTATGCcaggagagggagggagggcaCACTGTGTGTCCACTCTGTGGCTACAACACTCCGTACAGGGCACAGATGGAGCGGCACATGGCACTTCACGCCCAGGTTAAAGAGAAG aattCTGTGTCTGACCCCAACATGGAAAACCGGAAGTTTAAGTGTACACAGTGTGGAAAAGCCTTTAAATACAAGCATCATCTTAAGGAGCATCTGCGTATTCATAGTG GTGAGAAGCCCTACGAGTGCTCCAACTGTAAGAAACGTTTCAGTCACTCAGGCTCCTACAGCTCACACCTAAGCAGCAAAAAGTGTCTCAGTGGGGGTGGCTCAGGGAACGGCACATATTTCAATGGCCACTCTCACTCTGCCTACCTCTTCCAACCCCCAGCGTCACCCCCTGTAGTTGGAAGCAGGAATGGTAACAGAGGGAAGAGCTCTCCTTATGCCACACTGAGTCATTGCTTCACAGAGCAACTAGCCAATCAGGGACAGGAATCTATTGCTTCTGCACTCCGAGCTTCGGATCTAAGCAGACCTTGGGATTCTGTTGCAGCCATGAGGATGGGGGTGTTAAAAGGGACTACACTTTTGCCCTTACTGCACTCTGGTGGCAAGTTTGAACAGCTCCTGCAGGAAATGCTCCGAAAGGAAGTGGGGAAGGATGAGCAGCTAGGAAGCAGGCAGGACAAGGAAGACGAAGACACGTCAGAAAGAAGAGAGGGGAAAAGTGATATGCCTGTCTGTGCCGTATCATGTCAGCGTTGCTTCCAGCTGTTTCCAAATGAAGTTGTTCTAAAGCAGCATGAGAGATATCTGTGCAAGGGAAAAGATGAGCAGAACGCTGCACAGATGCACTGCATCAAAGATGGATCACCGCTCAACTTCTCACGTGTCTCCCAGAAGCTTTACGACACACAGAAAACTCCCACCACCCCTAATGGAATGACCAGAGAGCTCTCTTCTCCACAGCGGGCATCCTGGCATTCACTTCCACAGCAGCTCCTTGTGCCACTGCAGTCACCTTTGCACTTCCGCTCTGATCCTGCACATGCCTTCTGGccaaacagaaagacagacagccCTGGAAACTCCAGCATCATGAGCCCGACCTCGCCCTCACTACAGGAACACCGACGTCCAGGTTTCGGCTCTCCATCAGTCACATCACCATGCCAGCCTCTTCAACAGAGACCATCACCTAGATCAGAGGGTTCTCAGAGTGAACCTCTAGACCTCTCCATTCCCAAACCTCGGAAAGGCTCTGAGCCTGGCTCAGACTGCAACGGCAGCTCACCACATACAGACCGCAAGGATGCAGAGCATATGACCAGAAGGTTAAGCCCACTATCCCATCACGAAGTAGGCGGGGCCTATAGACCTTTATTTGGAAGTGCAGTTTTTGGCAACTACCCCTTTTTTAATCCTATTATGTCAAGTGGTCTTGCAGCAATGGGGCGTAATGGGCTGACGTCACTTCCTCTAACGCCACCAGCACCCAGTCCGGGGTTTCTCTCCCCCATAGCATATATGATGGAGCCAGAGTCTGAGACCATGCAAAGAATGCATCAAGAGATAAATATCATG GGTGATGCCAGAACTCGAGGAAGTCTGGACTACCTTGCTCTGATGGAGGAGGGGCTGGATGGAGACCATGGTCCAGGGAGAAAGAGACTCAGGAAGACAGAGGAAGGATTATACGCCTGCGACATCTGTGACAAAAGCTTCCAGAAGAGCAGCTCTTTGCTGCGCCACAAATATGAACACACAG GAAAGCGGCCACATGAGTGCCAGATCTGTAAGaaagcatttaaacacaagcaccaCCTGATTGAGCACAGCCGGCTTCACTCTGGAGAAAAGCCCTATCAGTGTGATAAATGTGGAAAGCGTTTCTCACACTCTGGCTCCTACTCACAGCATATGAACCACCGCTATGCTTTCTGTGGTCGAGACAATGACCCAGATGCCCAGGTAGAGGAGCAGGTTTTGAGGGACACAAGTGTCTACGCAAACTCGCACACCAAGCTTCATCCTGGGACAAGAGACAATCCTCTCATGCTGGACACAGCCACATTCCTCAGTGATTCCAGCCTGGACGGGGCTCCACTAGGATTCAGagcagaagaggaggaggaggaggaggaagaagaagaaaactcaCTTAGTAATCATGCACACAAGAGTAGGGTGGAGAGAAGAATGGAGATAGAGGACAGAAGCAGACATCTGGAACAGTCAAGTGAAgatagtaagaaaaaaaatgaaaaggaggCTAAAGGACAGGACACAAAAAATGATCATCACAGCAGAGAGATTATAGTGGAACATGATGAGGAACAAAGAGACATGAATCAAGAGACAGTATGA